Proteins encoded together in one Musa acuminata AAA Group cultivar baxijiao chromosome BXJ3-6, Cavendish_Baxijiao_AAA, whole genome shotgun sequence window:
- the LOC103988983 gene encoding protein translocase subunit SECA2, chloroplastic isoform X1: MAAGFSLPSYPLLSLQLFPPKPSLFTAPCLVRSPSRHPEKWRFLVSPSLSSASVASPSLNPLVGSLKEKAGHLKGTKWRDLWSLNSWVVRDYYRLVTFVNAFEPQMLNLSDEQLRGKTAEFRQRLSQGETLADIQAEAFAVVREAARRKLGMRHFDVQIIGGAVLHDGCIAEMKTGEGKTLVSTLAAYLNALTGHGVHVVTVNDYLAQRDAEWMGSIHRFLGLSVGLIQGGMKADERRSNYCCDITYTNNSELGFDYLRDNLSGNKRQLVMRWPRPFHYAIVDEVDSVLIDEGRNPLLISGEDRKDAARYPVAAKVAELLERGIHYNVELKDNSVDLTEEGVALMEMVLETNDLWDEKDPWARFLMNALKAKEFYRRDVQYIVRDGKALIINELTGRVEEKRRWSEGIHQAVEAKEGLKIQADSVVVAQITYQSLFKLYPKLSGMTGTAKTEEKEFLKMFQMPVVEVPTNLPNIRIDLPIQAFATVCGKWEYVREEVESMFQLGRPVLVGTTSVENSEYLSDLLRARNIPHNVLNARPKYAAREAEIVAQAGRKYAITISTNMAGRGTDIILGGNPKMLAKKIIEDNLLPFMAQEAPDVENDGEQISQKGFSKIKIGPSSLALVAKAALIAKHVCKSKRNDWPYGKAKSVIAESIQMSQSLGMEGLDNQLEEDSEIYPLSTAVALAYLAVLKDCETHCFNEGVEVKMLGGLHVIGTSLHESRRIDNQLRGRAGRQGDPGSTRFMVSLQDEMFQKFNFDTEWAVKLISKITNNEDIPIEGHTIVKQLLALQINAEKYFFGIRKSLVEFDEVLEVQRKHVYSLRQLILAGGSESCCEQVFQYMQAVVDEIVLENADPEKHPSNWSLRKLMDEYIQIGGNILAESFAEVREEELLMSLEQIHGLRIMEVENFSLPNLPIPPNTFRGIRKKILSLRRWLGICTDETIKKGRYQGTTNLLRKYLGDFLIASYLEVVQDSGYDDSYIQEIEREVIVKTLDSFWRDHLINMNRLSSAVNVRSFGHRNPLEEYKIDGCRFFISMLSATRRMTVESLLHYWSSPMESTDLYAP, encoded by the exons ATGGCTGCCGGCTTCTCTCTCCCTTCCTACCCGCTCCTTTCTCTCCAATTGTTCCCACCTAAACCGTCTCTCTTCACCGCCCCCTGTCTCGTCCGTTCTCCCTCTCGCCATCCCGAGAAGTGGCGATTCCTCGTGTCTCCGTCTCTTTCTTCCGCTTCCGTCGCGAGCCCTTCGCTCAATCCCCTCGTGGGCTCGCTAAAG GAGAAGGCGGGCCATTTGAAGGGCACCAAGTGGAGGGATCTCTGGAGCCTGAACAGTTGGGTCGTCCGAGATTACTACCGGCTCGTTACCTTTGTCAATGCTTTTGAGCCCCAGATGTTGAATCTGTCTGACGAACAG CTCAGAGGGAAGACCGCCGAATTCCGCCAACGGTTGAGCCAAGGAGAAACTCTAGCTGATATCCAAGCGG AGGCATTTGCTGTTGTTCGGGAAGCTGCCAGAAGGAAGCTTGGCATGCGTCATTTTGATGTTCAG ATTATTGGTGGAGCAGTGCTTCATGATGGGTGTATAGCAGAGATGAAGACTGGTGAAGGAAAAACACTCGTATCCACACTTGCTGCTTATTTGAATGCACTCACAGGACATGGAGTTCACG TGGTGACTGTTAATGACTACTTGGCCCAGCGGGATGCTGAGTGGATGGGCAGCATTCATCGTTTCCTTGGCCTTTCTGTGGGTCTTATACAG GGGGGCATGAAGGCTGATGAGAGGAGATCCAACTATTGTTGTGACATTACATACACTAATAATTCG GAACTAGGCTTTGACTATCTCCGTGACAATCTGTCAGGAAATAAAAGGCAACTTGTTATGAGATG GCCAAGACCATTTCATTACGCCATTGTTGATGAAGTTGATTCTGTCCTTATTGATGAAGGAAGAAACCCATTATTGATCAGTGGTGAG GATAGGAAAGATGCTGCAAGATATCCAGTCGCTGCTAAAGTTGCTGAGCTGCTTGAACGAGGCATT CATTACAATGTCGAGTTAAAAGACAATTCTGTGGATTTGACCGAAGAAGGAGTTGCTCTCATGGAGATGGTTCTTGAAACAAATGACTTGTGGGATGAAAAGGATCCATGGGCAAG atttcTAATGAATGCTTTGAAGGCTAAGGAATTTTACCGCAGAGATGTGCAATACATTGTCAGGGATGGGAAAGCATTGATAATAAATGAG CTTACAGGGAGAGTTGAAGAAAAAAGGCGATGGTCTGAAGGCATTCATCAAGCAGTAGAGGCAAAAGAAGGCCTGAAAATTCAG GCTGATTCGGTTGTTGTGGCCCAGATAACATATCAATCACTCTTTAAGCTTTATCCTAAGCTTTCAGGGATGACGGGGACTGCTAAGACTGAA GAGAAAGAATTCTTGAAAATGTTTCAAATGCCTGTTGTTGAAGTCCCCACAAATTTACCAAATATTCGAATTGACTTACCTATTCAAGCATTTGCA ACTGTATGCGGGAAATGGGAATATGTGCGGGAAGAAGTTGAGTCAATGTTTCAATTGGGTCGTCCTGTTTTAGTTGGAACGACAAG CGTTGAGAATTCTGAATATTTATCTGATCTTCTCAGAGCCCGAAATATTCCTCAtaatgtcctcaatgcaaggccaAAG TATGCTGCACGGGAGGCTGAAATTGTTGCCCAAGCTGGTAGAAAATATGCAATTACAATATCTACTAACATGGCAGGCAGGGGCACTGATATCATTCTTGGTGGTAACCCAAAG ATGCTTGCTAAAAAAATAATAGAGGATAACTTGCTGCCTTTTATGGCACAAGAGGCTCCAGATGTTGAAAATGATGGCGAGCAAATTTCTCAAAAG GGTTTCTCAAAGATAAAAATAGGACCCTCATCTTTAGCATTGGTTGCGAAGGCTGCACTTATAG CAAAACATGTGTGCAAAAGCAAGCGAAATGATTGGCCATATGGGAAGGCAAAATCTGTTATCGCTGAGTCCATACAAATGAGTCAATCACTTGGAATGGAAGGACTCGATAATCAATTGGAAGAAGATTCAGAGATTTATCCCCTCAGTACTGCAGTAGCACTTGCTTACCTCGCTGTCTTGAAGGACTGTGAAACACATTGTTTTAATGAAGGGGTGGAAGTGAAAATGTTGGGTGGGCTCCATGTGATTGGGACATCATTACATGAGTCTCGCCGAATAGATAATCAA cTCCGTGGTAGAGCAGGACGACAAGGTGACCCTGGCTCAACAAGGTTTATGGTGAG CTTACAGGATGAGATGTTTCAGAAGTTCAATTTTGATACTGAGTGGGCTGTGAAACTCATATCAAAGATAACAAATAATGAGGATATACCAATTGAGGGGCACACAATTGTGAAACAG CTTTTGGCTCTTCAAATAAATGCAGAGAAGTACTTCTTTGGCATAAGGAAGAGTCTTGTGGAGTTTGATGAAGTCCTGGAG GTCCAGAGGAAGCATGTCTATAGCCTTAGACAACTGATATTAGCAGGTGGCTCTGAAAGCTGCTGTGAACAAGTATTCCA ATACATGCAAGCAGTAGTTGATGAAATTGTCCTTGAAAATGCTGATCCAGAAAAG CATCCTAGTAATTGGAGTTTGCGGAAACTCATGGATGAATATATTCAGATTGGCGGAAACATATTGGCCG aATCATTTGCAGAGGTCAGGGAAGAGGAACTACTGATGTCCCTTGAGCAAATTCATGGGTTACGTATAATGGAGGTGGAAAATTTCTCTCTTCCAAACTTGCCTATACCTCCAAACACATTCAGAGGAATCCGCAAGAAAATATTGTCTTTAAGACGTTGGCTTGGTATCTGTACTGATGAGACAATAAA GAAAGGAAGATATCAAGGGACCACTAACCTTCTTCGCAAGTATCTTGGAGACTTTTTAATTGCTTCTTATTTAGAAGTTGTACAAGACTCTGGTTATGATGATTCATACATTCAAGAAATTGAG AGAGAAGTTATTGTGAAGACACTAGATTCTTTTTGGAGGGACCATTTGATAAATATGAACAGGCTCAGTTCAGCG GTGAATGTCCGGAGCTTCGGGCACAGAAATCCGCTGGAAGAGTATAAAATAGATGGGTGTCGATTTTTCATCTCAATGCTTAGTGCCACTCGAAGAATGACTGTAGAATCATTACTCCATTATTGGTCATCTCCGATGGAATCCACTGACTTGTACGCACCCTGA
- the LOC103988983 gene encoding protein translocase subunit SECA2, chloroplastic isoform X2, translating to MRHFDVQIIGGAVLHDGCIAEMKTGEGKTLVSTLAAYLNALTGHGVHVVTVNDYLAQRDAEWMGSIHRFLGLSVGLIQGGMKADERRSNYCCDITYTNNSELGFDYLRDNLSGNKRQLVMRWPRPFHYAIVDEVDSVLIDEGRNPLLISGEDRKDAARYPVAAKVAELLERGIHYNVELKDNSVDLTEEGVALMEMVLETNDLWDEKDPWARFLMNALKAKEFYRRDVQYIVRDGKALIINELTGRVEEKRRWSEGIHQAVEAKEGLKIQADSVVVAQITYQSLFKLYPKLSGMTGTAKTEEKEFLKMFQMPVVEVPTNLPNIRIDLPIQAFATVCGKWEYVREEVESMFQLGRPVLVGTTSVENSEYLSDLLRARNIPHNVLNARPKYAAREAEIVAQAGRKYAITISTNMAGRGTDIILGGNPKMLAKKIIEDNLLPFMAQEAPDVENDGEQISQKGFSKIKIGPSSLALVAKAALIAKHVCKSKRNDWPYGKAKSVIAESIQMSQSLGMEGLDNQLEEDSEIYPLSTAVALAYLAVLKDCETHCFNEGVEVKMLGGLHVIGTSLHESRRIDNQLRGRAGRQGDPGSTRFMVSLQDEMFQKFNFDTEWAVKLISKITNNEDIPIEGHTIVKQLLALQINAEKYFFGIRKSLVEFDEVLEVQRKHVYSLRQLILAGGSESCCEQVFQYMQAVVDEIVLENADPEKHPSNWSLRKLMDEYIQIGGNILAESFAEVREEELLMSLEQIHGLRIMEVENFSLPNLPIPPNTFRGIRKKILSLRRWLGICTDETIKKGRYQGTTNLLRKYLGDFLIASYLEVVQDSGYDDSYIQEIEREVIVKTLDSFWRDHLINMNRLSSAVNVRSFGHRNPLEEYKIDGCRFFISMLSATRRMTVESLLHYWSSPMESTDLYAP from the exons ATGCGTCATTTTGATGTTCAG ATTATTGGTGGAGCAGTGCTTCATGATGGGTGTATAGCAGAGATGAAGACTGGTGAAGGAAAAACACTCGTATCCACACTTGCTGCTTATTTGAATGCACTCACAGGACATGGAGTTCACG TGGTGACTGTTAATGACTACTTGGCCCAGCGGGATGCTGAGTGGATGGGCAGCATTCATCGTTTCCTTGGCCTTTCTGTGGGTCTTATACAG GGGGGCATGAAGGCTGATGAGAGGAGATCCAACTATTGTTGTGACATTACATACACTAATAATTCG GAACTAGGCTTTGACTATCTCCGTGACAATCTGTCAGGAAATAAAAGGCAACTTGTTATGAGATG GCCAAGACCATTTCATTACGCCATTGTTGATGAAGTTGATTCTGTCCTTATTGATGAAGGAAGAAACCCATTATTGATCAGTGGTGAG GATAGGAAAGATGCTGCAAGATATCCAGTCGCTGCTAAAGTTGCTGAGCTGCTTGAACGAGGCATT CATTACAATGTCGAGTTAAAAGACAATTCTGTGGATTTGACCGAAGAAGGAGTTGCTCTCATGGAGATGGTTCTTGAAACAAATGACTTGTGGGATGAAAAGGATCCATGGGCAAG atttcTAATGAATGCTTTGAAGGCTAAGGAATTTTACCGCAGAGATGTGCAATACATTGTCAGGGATGGGAAAGCATTGATAATAAATGAG CTTACAGGGAGAGTTGAAGAAAAAAGGCGATGGTCTGAAGGCATTCATCAAGCAGTAGAGGCAAAAGAAGGCCTGAAAATTCAG GCTGATTCGGTTGTTGTGGCCCAGATAACATATCAATCACTCTTTAAGCTTTATCCTAAGCTTTCAGGGATGACGGGGACTGCTAAGACTGAA GAGAAAGAATTCTTGAAAATGTTTCAAATGCCTGTTGTTGAAGTCCCCACAAATTTACCAAATATTCGAATTGACTTACCTATTCAAGCATTTGCA ACTGTATGCGGGAAATGGGAATATGTGCGGGAAGAAGTTGAGTCAATGTTTCAATTGGGTCGTCCTGTTTTAGTTGGAACGACAAG CGTTGAGAATTCTGAATATTTATCTGATCTTCTCAGAGCCCGAAATATTCCTCAtaatgtcctcaatgcaaggccaAAG TATGCTGCACGGGAGGCTGAAATTGTTGCCCAAGCTGGTAGAAAATATGCAATTACAATATCTACTAACATGGCAGGCAGGGGCACTGATATCATTCTTGGTGGTAACCCAAAG ATGCTTGCTAAAAAAATAATAGAGGATAACTTGCTGCCTTTTATGGCACAAGAGGCTCCAGATGTTGAAAATGATGGCGAGCAAATTTCTCAAAAG GGTTTCTCAAAGATAAAAATAGGACCCTCATCTTTAGCATTGGTTGCGAAGGCTGCACTTATAG CAAAACATGTGTGCAAAAGCAAGCGAAATGATTGGCCATATGGGAAGGCAAAATCTGTTATCGCTGAGTCCATACAAATGAGTCAATCACTTGGAATGGAAGGACTCGATAATCAATTGGAAGAAGATTCAGAGATTTATCCCCTCAGTACTGCAGTAGCACTTGCTTACCTCGCTGTCTTGAAGGACTGTGAAACACATTGTTTTAATGAAGGGGTGGAAGTGAAAATGTTGGGTGGGCTCCATGTGATTGGGACATCATTACATGAGTCTCGCCGAATAGATAATCAA cTCCGTGGTAGAGCAGGACGACAAGGTGACCCTGGCTCAACAAGGTTTATGGTGAG CTTACAGGATGAGATGTTTCAGAAGTTCAATTTTGATACTGAGTGGGCTGTGAAACTCATATCAAAGATAACAAATAATGAGGATATACCAATTGAGGGGCACACAATTGTGAAACAG CTTTTGGCTCTTCAAATAAATGCAGAGAAGTACTTCTTTGGCATAAGGAAGAGTCTTGTGGAGTTTGATGAAGTCCTGGAG GTCCAGAGGAAGCATGTCTATAGCCTTAGACAACTGATATTAGCAGGTGGCTCTGAAAGCTGCTGTGAACAAGTATTCCA ATACATGCAAGCAGTAGTTGATGAAATTGTCCTTGAAAATGCTGATCCAGAAAAG CATCCTAGTAATTGGAGTTTGCGGAAACTCATGGATGAATATATTCAGATTGGCGGAAACATATTGGCCG aATCATTTGCAGAGGTCAGGGAAGAGGAACTACTGATGTCCCTTGAGCAAATTCATGGGTTACGTATAATGGAGGTGGAAAATTTCTCTCTTCCAAACTTGCCTATACCTCCAAACACATTCAGAGGAATCCGCAAGAAAATATTGTCTTTAAGACGTTGGCTTGGTATCTGTACTGATGAGACAATAAA GAAAGGAAGATATCAAGGGACCACTAACCTTCTTCGCAAGTATCTTGGAGACTTTTTAATTGCTTCTTATTTAGAAGTTGTACAAGACTCTGGTTATGATGATTCATACATTCAAGAAATTGAG AGAGAAGTTATTGTGAAGACACTAGATTCTTTTTGGAGGGACCATTTGATAAATATGAACAGGCTCAGTTCAGCG GTGAATGTCCGGAGCTTCGGGCACAGAAATCCGCTGGAAGAGTATAAAATAGATGGGTGTCGATTTTTCATCTCAATGCTTAGTGCCACTCGAAGAATGACTGTAGAATCATTACTCCATTATTGGTCATCTCCGATGGAATCCACTGACTTGTACGCACCCTGA